The sequence GGCCGTGCTGCTGGACGTGGCTCACCCGCGACTTCCCGGCGTCGTCGTGGACAACGTTCGCGGCGGCGAGTTGGCCGCCGAGCACCTGCTCGCGAAGGGGCACAGCCGCATCGGATTCGTGGGAGATCATCCCACCAACGCCTACGGATTCACGTCCTCCGAGGATCGAAGGCGCGGATTCAGTGGTGCGCTTGATCGCGCCGGAATCCGGCTCGACCCGCGGCTCGAGCGCTACGGCGTGCCCGACCGCGACGAGGCCGACGTGCTGACCCGCTCGCTGCTCCAGCAGCCGTCCCCGCCGACCGCGATCTTCGCCACGTCCGACCTGCAGGCCATCGGCGTCCTGCGCGCGTGCGAGGCGCTGGGTGCGCGGGTGCCCGACGACGTCGCGGTGATCGGCTTCGACGACGTCGACCTGGCCGAGATCGTCGGGCTGACCACGATCCGCCAGCCGCTGCGCGAGAGCGGCGAGCTGGCCGCCGACCTGCTGGTCGCCGCGATCGAGCACGGCGTGCACGACCCGGTCCAGGCGGTGCAGGAGCTGACGGTCGTGGAGCGGCGGACGACATGATCGACGACCTGCTCTCACCCGACGGCTGGGTCTACGCCTCCTCCGGCACAGGCCGCTTCCACTGCCTGTTCGGCCGCGACTCGCTGATCACCGCGCTGCAGCTGCTGCCGGTGCGCCCGGAGGTGGCGCGCGCGACGCTGTCCGCGCTGGCCGCCCGGCAGGGCACGCGGCTGGACCCGCTGACGCTCGAGGAGCCGGGCAAGATCGGCCACGAGTTCCGCGCCGCGCCGCCGCCCTCGTTCGTGGAGGCGGGCTGGCCGGACGGCGGCCCGTTCGCCTACTACGGCACCGCCGACGCGACCTGCTGGTTCCTCGTGCTCAGCCGCGCCGTGGGGGAGTGGGGCCCGGCGGCCCGCGCCGCCGCCGACTGGCTGGCGCGCGTCCTCGACGCCGGCGGCGGGCTCGTCCGCCACGTCCCGGGCGAGTTCGGCCTCTCCCAGCAGGGCTGGCGCGACACGATCGACGCGGCCGCCGACGAGAACGGCGGCGGGTTCCTGCGCGCCGACGGCACGAACCCGGCGCCACCGCTGGCCGACGTCGACACGCAGGCCGTGGCCGTCGCCGCCCTGCGCGCCACGTCCGCCGCGACGGGCGACCCGGC comes from Solirubrobacter pauli and encodes:
- a CDS encoding LacI family DNA-binding transcriptional regulator; this translates as MARRAGVSAATVSRVLNDSPLVVEPTRARVRAAVDELGYRLNATARTLSLGRATAVGVVVPFFTTHSVIERLRGVVARLSGGGARAYDLLLFDIEAPEQRADAMRDLADRHRVAGLLVVSLPIFDDEIDALQRDDLPAVLLDVAHPRLPGVVVDNVRGGELAAEHLLAKGHSRIGFVGDHPTNAYGFTSSEDRRRGFSGALDRAGIRLDPRLERYGVPDRDEADVLTRSLLQQPSPPTAIFATSDLQAIGVLRACEALGARVPDDVAVIGFDDVDLAEIVGLTTIRQPLRESGELAADLLVAAIEHGVHDPVQAVQELTVVERRTT